In Methanococcoides sp. LMO-2, the genomic stretch ACGTACCGGGTCCTTTTGCGTCATGATCATGGTGTCAGCGAACCTGAAACCACAGTTAGAACAGGAAGTGGTAATATACATTACTTCCCCGAAATAGGGAATCTCATCACCCTGCCATTTAACGACAAGTTCCTCATGACATAGAGGGCAGGATGTCCTTGTCTCAAAAGAGTCCCGGGACTCATTCCCGGAATCATTTTCTGTGCTCAATACCTTCCACCAACTATCTTGGACCTGTCTATCTTTACGCCTGTTGGTGTGACAAGTACCTGATCATCCTTGATACCTGCAATATCACCATGGACATCAATGACAACGTCCTTGAGATCCTTGAGTGCCCTGTCAAGCATAAGCTTGTCAGCCTTGATGGTAGAGATATCGATCATGAGAATATTACCATCATAAACCTCTTTCTTAAGACCTGGAAGCTCGTTCAGGTTCGTAAGTTCTGCCACTCTGACATAGGTTTCTGCAGGTTCATCTGCCATTTCCTGCTCGAACTTGCCGAGATCAAGCTCGGTATATTCGTCAGCATCGGTTACACCCTTTGATCCGCTTCCAAATAATTTGTCCATGAAATTTGCCATAGTCCACACCTTTGTGTTAAAATTCAATGAATATTAGGATACTATCATTATTAAGTCTTTTAATATTTAAGCCATTAGCCATTAA encodes the following:
- the sepF gene encoding cell division protein SepF, whose protein sequence is MANFMDKLFGSGSKGVTDADEYTELDLGKFEQEMADEPAETYVRVAELTNLNELPGLKKEVYDGNILMIDISTIKADKLMLDRALKDLKDVVIDVHGDIAGIKDDQVLVTPTGVKIDRSKIVGGRY